GTGAGAACCTGTATGCGTACGTGGGGGGGCGGCCGCTGGTGGCCGCGGACCCGTCGGGGCTTGGGCCGGACCCGAAGTTCACGCAGTGGCCCAGCGATTGTTGCGCGGCGAGTCATGCGGGATGGGATGGGTGGTTTGGGATAAGCGGTACCCTGCTTGAAACGACACAGATCTTCGTTGCCGCAACAGGGGAGTATCTCGGGAGCTGGAACATGTCCGTCCGGGCCGCACAACGACGAATGGAGGCGTGGATCGGTGGCGCAGGGCGCGTGCGGTGGTTTGGGCCCCACCGGCGATGAAGGACAGTGTGTGAACGAGCCGACCTGCAATCTCTGGGTGATGAAACTCGTGTCAGAAGGAGTCGATGTCACAATTGTGCGTCTGACACTGGACAACGAACCAGGGTGGAACACTGGAGGCGCTGCGGACCTCTTTGTTGCATACAATCCCAGCCAGTTCAGCGCCCATGCTGTCGCGTTGTTCAACGCAGGTACTCTTACGGCGCCGGTGATCGACATTGCCTCCGTGATCACGCATGAACTCGCGGAAGGCTACTTCTTGTGGATTCGGGGCAGTACCCAGTCATTCGCCTATCAGCAGGGTGTCGACTTCGAGAACCTGGTGCGGAACAGCAATCCAAGCTATTACGGCATTCGCACGCGGCATTAGCACGCCAACGATTGGAGGCACAGTGTTGTCATCAACAGCGGTCACTTGGGAGGCGGTCGCGCTGTGGTGCGCCGTGGCGCTGCCAGGAGCCCGCTCGCGGCTCAACACGAACAGCCTACTGCCGAGCAGTTGATCGAAAGGTCAGAGCGACACCTCCGGGCACTGCAGGACTCAATGCAGGATCCAGCGCCTCTCCTGGGCCTGTGGGAGTGTGTGCTATTCGATCCAGTGGGTGCGCGTCGCGCCGTGTACCGCCTCGAGTTCGTGGAGGATTCGGCGCGTTGGGGCGCTCATGTCGTTCGCATTCACTGTGAGCGGTGCACCCGTGGAGTGTACCGCGTCCTGTGGCCAGCTGCACCACCGGCCACAGGTCTGCGGGCGGACTCAGGAGCGATCGGATGGTTGCTCAAACAAGGGTCGTTCGAGGCTGTGCTTGGTGTGCCGCCATCAGGGGGGGTCATCCTGAGCGGGACGATGGGTTCGCAGAGCGCACATGGTTCCTGGCGGACGACGCATGAATGGTCGCCGAATCAGGAAGGGACCTTTGAGTTGCGGCGCGTCGATAAGTCATGGGAATAGATGCACAGCTCAACCATCGTTTCGGAAGCCCCTCGTAGCCCCACGCCGGATTGCTCCTTGGTCGCCGCCGAAGGCATCCCGGTTCCGTCGACAGTGCGAGAGGTGGAGTTCCCAGCTTTCCGTGGAGCCTGAGCACTGACTCCTAACCGGCTCGGCGGCGACGCCTGTGAGCGGCTTCGAACTGCTCGGGGCTAACGCCCGCGAGGTGGCTGTGCCGTCGAACGGGGTGGTAGAAGTGATCGATGTCCTCGGCGATGTCCGCCAGGGCGACGTCACGGCTCGGATAGATGCGCTTCTTGATGCGCTCCTTCTTCATGCTGCTGACAAAGGACCCCGCGACCGCGTTGTCCCAGCAATTGCCTTTACGGCTCATGCTCGGTGCGAGCTGGGTGGACTGGCAGAACCGGCGCCAGGCATCGCTGCCCTACTGCGTGCCTTGATCCGAGTGAATGATGGTCCCGCGCGGCCGCCGCTGCTTCACCGCGGCCGCGAGCGCGTTCAGGACCAGCTCGCGGTGGATGGTCGGGCCGGCGGCCCACCCGACGACCTTGCGGGAGAACAGATCGAGCACGACGGCGAGGTACAGCCAGCCCTGCCACGTGCGGATGTACGTGATGTCCGTCGCCCACGCCACGTTGGGCTGCGTAGGCGCGAAGTGCCGCTTGAGCAGGTGCGGCGTGAGGACCGCCGGCTTCCCCACCTCCCAACGACGCGTGCGATGGCCATGCAGGGCGCGCAGTCCGTTCTCGCGCATCAGGCGAGCGACCCGGTGCTTGCTGCAGATCTCCCCGGCCTCCCGCAGGTCGAGGAACACGCGGGGCGCGCCGTAGATGCCCTGGCTTGCCGTGAAGGAGGCGCGAATCAGGCGCAGGAGCCGCGCGTCCTCGATGGCGCGCTTCGACTGCGGGCACTTGAGCCACTGGTAGTAGCCACTGGGTGCGACGGCCCGCTCCCGACACATCACCTGAATCGGGAACTGCTGCCGGTGGGCCTTGATGAACTCGTACTTCCGCCGGACGCGGACTCCCTTGGGCGTCGCTGGCATGGCATTCCCTCGCATTGAGGTGCTCGAGGTTAGCACTCTCCACGAACGGCTGGCAACTCCACTCTGGGAGTCTTCTCTCTTGGACCACCGATGTGTATGTCAATGGGGAATACTGGTATACGGTGGGCGCTCCGAGGAGTTGGGTGGCCAAGTACCGACCGGACTACGGGGCCTAACTGAACGCCTTCATCGCAAAGCGTGAACGCGATAGGGGGAGCCTCGACGAACTGACGGTGAACGGCACGCGGGTCGGTACTGTGGGAGATGCCCTGGCCGATGCGAAAGCACTTACGATCGAGCAGTGCGCCGCTGCTACTGCGCTCCAACTGAAGAAGGACGACATGCGCGAACCGCTTCGTGATCGCCTCAATAGCGGCTACTGCGGTATTGGCAATGCAGCAACGGCCATGTATGGAAGTGCGGCGCACGGCACCGTCTGGGCCGCAACATTCGGCCCTTGGACGATTCTGACCGCCGAGCTATTCCGCAGAGGGCCGTTGGGGAACATCGTTGTTCACGAGTCCATTCACTTCTTCCATCCGGACTGGAATGAGGGAAAGGTATGCTGGGAGACAAATCGGCATGCAATCGGTCGAGTATCGTGCAACTGACCACGAAAACATTGTGCGGATGGTGGCTCGTGCTGGGCCTGGGTACGCTGATCGCCACCACTGGTGCGGCCCGGGGGGCAGTACGGTGCGACAACGTCACCATCAAGCGCGATGCGCTGTGGACACTGCCCGATTCTCTGGACCCTTACGGGAATGGGCTGCCAGAGGCTCTCATCGACGCGTGGCGGGAAGAAGCGCGCCGCGGCACCTCGTCCTCGGGGACAACTGTCCCTGCAGTCGTGGAGGAGCGCTGGGCGAGGGACTCTACCAGCACCAAGTATGCGATCGCCTTCCTGGTGGCTGAGGGCGGCTACTCCGGATTGTCGACGGCTCGGGAGGCGCACGCATTCGCAGTGCACTACAAGGCCATGTCAGGCGACCCTGCGCCATTGCTGTTGATCCTACAACGCCCCTCACGGATGACAGGGTCAGCATGGCGCCAGGTGCCGCGCGTGGGCCGCTGGCCGCCGAGCAGGCACGCATCGTCTTCAGGTGCGGATGTGACGCCGCCTGGTTGATCGACGCGTGGCGCGCCGACACGTCGCCGCGAAGGCCGCCGAATGGGACCTTCAGTGCGGTCCTTGAGGCGGAGCTCATTCTGCAGGATGCCGTGAGACTATCGGAGGGGGAGTACCGATCAGTCTTGCTGGAGCGCGCCCGGGCTGCAGGGCTGCCTTGGGCGATGTAGCGCACAGGAAGAGCTGACGAGAGCGAGCATGAGGCGCGCCGGGGTAGCGCACTCCACCCGCGGGGCGACCACCGGCCGCCCCGCGCTGCGTTCCGCCTTTCGAGAATGCCCTCAACCGTCTGGTGCGGGTGGCCCAGGGCGCCACGCTGATCGCGCGGTACGCCTACGACGTGCTCGGGCGGCGCATCGCCAAGCGGGTCTACGCCGCCGCCACCGGCGGCACGGTGGGCTTCACCCGGTTCGTGTATCACGGCGGGCAGGTGGCCTTCGAGACCGACTCGGCCGGCAGCACGATCGGCACCCGGTATGTCTGGGGTCCGGGGACGGACAACCTGGTGGCGTTCCGGACCACCGCGGCCGCGACCGACCACTACTATGTGGCGACCGACAAGCTGGGCAGCGTCCACCAGATCATCAAGCGGGACGGCACCTGGGTCAGGACCTATGGCTACACGCCCTACGGGAGCGTCGCTGCCAATGCGGGGTCGGGGGTGACGCTGCGCTACCGCTGGACCGGCCGGGAGTGGGATGCGGAGACGGGCTGGTACTTCCACCGGGCGCGGTACTACGACCCGGGCCAGCGGCGCTTCGTGCAGGAGGACCCGGCCGGGGTGGCGGGGGGGTGAGAACCTGTATGCGTACGTGGGGGGGCGGCCGCTGGTGGCCCGCGACCCGACCGGGCTCGCGCCCGACTGGGAGCACTTCCGGAGCATTGCGCCACCGGAATGCTGTCACGTCGGCTACGAGGCCTGGACCAGCGACTTCAACAACGATGGCCTGGATGACCTCGATGCGCTTCTCTTCTATGTCTGGACGCAGAAGTGCAACCGTGTTGGAGGTTGCGCGATTGAATTCGAAGGGCCACGGGCTACCGAACTGAAGTCAGCCTACGAGCGCGCCAAGCATGTGCTCGAGTTGGCCGCCAACAGTGGCGGGGAGTTGGCGGAGTCGGCGAGGAGTTCCTTGAGTACCTTGCGGCGTACGAGAGCATGGGCCTGCGAGTAGTCGATGATCCAGTCACGGCGTGGGACGCTGGGACGACGCGGAATGGGATAAGCTACATTGATGTCGGGTTTCACGAGCGCCATCCGGACGCATTCTACCTGCCACTCACGATCGTCCACGAGCTCGGCCACCAAAATACACAGCGCTCTGGGTTCTTCGGACTCTCGGAGACGTTGGCCCTCGGCTCGGAGAACGTGATTCGGGAGTTTCTGGGCTGGCCCGCAAGGGCCGACCACTCACACCACCCTATCTTTCCACGCCGGATGACTCCGTGAGCGATGTCGTGAAATGGGCCTGCCTTGCCTGCGCCATGTTGCTTCACACGAGCTGCATACAGGCCCAATCCAACACCGAGGTGGCGAGCTCCAGTTGGATTGCCGAGGCGATGCAAGCATGTTCACCGCTCCCACGGTATCCCGGAGGCGGCACCGGCCCGTTCATGATGTGCCAGAACGCCCGGGGGGATTCAACATTGCGGGTAGTCCTGAATGGTCGTGGTGAGAAGGTATTTGTTGGTGTGACGTGGCACCTCTCCGCGGAGGGGCTGCGCGCCAGATTCTCCGCGCTTCGCGGGAGCTTGAGTCGGGAATTCGGCCCCCCGTACCGCTTCTGCGAGGATCCAACCATTGCTACAGGTCATGAATGGGCTGCGCGTGACACCCGGTTTCAGCTGGCGGTACTCCCGCCAGACACGCTCTACTTGGCCGCTATTGCGGGGCCCTCCCGCTGCGCTGAGAAGTCCGAATGACCGTTCACACCTTCCATTCGGAGTGGACCGAGGCATAGGTATTCTGAGAGATGAATCGGCATGTACTCGGTCGAGTATCGTGCAACTGACCCTGCCCCGATTTGGTGGACACCTACCTGAGCCTCCATTATGGAGGCAGGAGGTGTCCTATGAAGAAGCGAGCCCGACCGTCGTTCAGCCCTGACTTCAAGCTGGAAGCGGTCCGCTTGGTCGTCGAGGGCAGGCGACCCTTGAGCCAGGTGGCACGGGAGTTGGATCTGCGGCCCGAGCAGCTGCGGGGCTGGAAGCAGCAGCTCCAGGCCCGCGGAGACGTCGCCCGCCCCGTCTCGACCCTGAGCCTTGAGGAGGAGAATCGTCGGCTCAAGCGCGAGCTCGAGGTGGCTCGGATGGAGCGCGACTTCGCAAAAAAGCAGCGGCGTTCTTCGCGAAAGACCTGCGCGGCGGTTCGCGATGATCGCCCAGCACCGAGACGCGTATCCGCTGCGCCTGATGTGTCGGGTCCTGGCCGTGACCCCGTCCGGCTTCTACGCGTGGCAGCGCCGCGACCCCAGCGCCCGCTACCAAGACGATACCCTGCTGGGAGTCCAGATCGCCGCCTTCCACCGCCGGAGTCGGCGCCGCTACGGCAGTCCTCGGATCTGGAAGGATCTGCGCGAGGAAGCGGGCCGCCGGGTCAGCCGGAAGCGGGTCGCCCGGGTGATGCGCGAGGCCGGGTTGGTGGGGACGCCCCGGCGGCGCTTCCGGGTCACCACCCAGGCCGATCCGCGGCAGGCGCCCGCCCCCAACCAGCTGGCCCGCCAGTTTACGGTGTCGCAGCCCAACCGGGTCTGGGCGGCCGACGTCACGTACCTCGCGACGGCGGCGGGGTGGTGCTATCTCGCCGTGGTCCTCGATCTCTGCTCGCGGCAGGTGGTGGGTTGGGCGCTCAGTGCCCGCCTGGATCGGCAGCTCGCCCTCACCGCCCCTGGGCCGCGCGCTGGCCCGGC
The Gemmatimonadota bacterium DNA segment above includes these coding regions:
- a CDS encoding RHS repeat-associated core domain-containing protein — encoded protein: MRVAQGATLIARYAYDVLGRRIAKRVYAAATGGTVGFTRFVYHGGQVAFETDSAGSTIGTRYVWGPGTDNLVAFRTTAAATDHYYVATDKLGSVHQIIKRDGTWVRTYGYTPYGSVAANAGSGVTLRYRWTGREWDAETGWYFHRARYYDPGQRRFVQEDPAGVAGG
- a CDS encoding IS3 family transposase; amino-acid sequence: MRRRIVGSSASSRWLGWSATSQKSSGVLRERPARRFAMIAQHRDAYPLRLMCRVLAVTPSGFYAWQRRDPSARYQDDTLLGVQIAAFHRRSRRRYGSPRIWKDLREEAGRRVSRKRVARVMREAGLVGTPRRRFRVTTQADPRQAPAPNQLARQFTVSQPNRVWAADVTYLATAAGWCYLAVVLDLCSRQVVGWALSARLDRQLALTAPGPRAGPASPAVGAAASLGSGKEYTSRDYQAQLAQGGIACSMSRRGDCWDNAVVESFFATLKRELVADACWPTLAEATTDLAQYLDGWYNVHRRHSTLGYLSPAAYEARLTAAA